One Phaseolus vulgaris cultivar G19833 chromosome 4, P. vulgaris v2.0, whole genome shotgun sequence DNA window includes the following coding sequences:
- the LOC137838814 gene encoding putative FBD-associated F-box protein At1g55030, with protein sequence MAKDVDSIKSTSGYLTTFALYLGNPSYKDVLLYQQLKQTTKEAKQMSVAKRKRKRGSKKKEKSRDKIISDLPFDILFHILQFMNVKHAVQTSVLSKQWKDLWKGSASFSMNSTDFRRVIDYNRFVSHFFSARDTSITLPKVDVVLHRSSQVQKLNRIITYAALHHVQQITLHLSFYMLDSKFPSFIIQCPSLFYLQISHKHFCHPVLKFPNSLPLPALKVLHLENLCFTASYSDCAEPFSCYNLLHTLILNDCSLHRFDTEELFISNSSISTLSLHHLYRKPYRFLLSTPNLSFLTVMGQSYLCNLSEENIKVGSWLKLFANVKEMTLPAAAIGFILEVLSKHNLVETQIACFPKLESLKLIKDIHSVTSDEAVNTMVRYLHKNSPFARVDFIRSR encoded by the exons CAACTAAAGAAGCAAAGCAGATGTCGGTggcgaagaggaagaggaagaggggaAGCAAAAAGAAGGAAAAGTCAAGAGACAAAATCATCAGTGACTTACCCTTTGACATTCTCTTCCACATACTGCAATTCATGAACGTAAAGCATGCAGTGCAGACTAGTGTCTTGTCAAAACAATGGAAGGACCTTTGGAAGGGTAGTGCAAGTTTCTCTATGAACTCCACAGATTTTAGAAGGGTCATTGATTATAACAGATTTGtgtctcattttttttctgctCGAGATACTTCCATTACCTTACCCAAGGTTGATGTTGTTCTACACCGTTCTTCTCAGGTCCAGAAGCTGAACAGGATCATCACATATGCTGCACTGCACCATGTTCAGCAAATCACACTTCATCTTTCTTTCTACATGTTGGATTCCAAATTTCCTTCATTCATAATTCAATGTCCATCTTTGTTTTACCTTCAGATTTCCCATAAACATTTTTGTCATCCTGTGTTGAAATTTCCAAACTCTCTCCCTCTGCCAGCTTTAAAAGTGTTGCATCTTGAGAATCTTTGTTTCACTGCAAGTTACAGTGATTGTGCTGAACCCTTTTCGTGTTATAACTTGTTGCACACTTTGATCCTTAACGATTGTTCTTTACATAGATTTGATACTGAAGAACTCTTCATATCTAATTCTAGTATTTCCACTCTTAGTCTGCATCATTTGTACAGAAAACCTTACAGATTTTTGCTTTCGACACCAAATCTTAGCTTTCTAACTGTGATGGGTCAAAGCTATCTATGCAATCTTtcagaagaaaatattaaagttgGATCTTGGTTGAAGCTGTTTGCTAATGTAAAGGAAATGACACTCCCTGCTGCTGCCATTGGATTTATTTTAGAg GTTCTATCAAAGCATAATTTAGTGGAAACTCAAATTGCTTGTTTTCCTAAATTAGAGTCACTGAAACTGATAAAGGATATACACAGTGTAACGTCTGATGAAGCTGTAAATACGATGGTGCGGTATTTACATAAGAACTCTCCATTCGCTAGAGTTGATTTTATAAGGAGTAGATGA